The Pieris rapae chromosome 11, ilPieRapa1.1, whole genome shotgun sequence nucleotide sequence AAACGAACGATTTTTAAACCCTTTTACTGAAACCAGGACGCTGCTATCTGTCAGATCAcaggaaataaatatgaaatactaCTCTGTGGATAAACTGTCAACCAAAACGTCTCATAAGTCATAACAGctgttcaatttttttatataataaaaataaattcagcgACAGGAAGATTATTTCgatgtctataaaataaatgttaattagcACGAAATATCTAAAACtgaatttatttcaacaaTAAACTTTCTGTGCTTAGGGTAAGTGGAGGTGTTATATcgatattattcataataacctaaattaatgttatatcgGAACTTACTaaacgtttaaataatttatatttcatatagtgtaatatattaaattatcaatgttTGTACATTCTTAAAGAtctcttatataaaatgtctGATGATGCTGAGCAACAGGCTGAAGAAGTGGAGGTTTTAAAGTCTATTTACGAAGGAGACGAGaactttaaacaattaaatgacAAGACTTATCAGTATAAGGTGACTATTTAGgattaagatataaaaaagcttaataaactaaacttaataggattaaatttgtaaaagctaagtccttaataataatttcatctaGATCttacaaagaaagaaataacataATGCACACAGAGTTCACAGTCACACATTTTTCCAACATAACCATTCCATCCATTATATTAGAAAAGTATGACCTAATGTATGGACCATTGTTTCTCATCTATTTTGTAGTGAAAGCCAAAAAGTTAAGTAAAACAGTCTTGTAAAATTGCTGccctgtaaaattataatgatatgaACATAGCATgctatttttaactaatattttatacctatatgtagtatgtatttattattattcaatagaCTACAACCcccttttaatataaactgaaCCTCCCACttgagaaataatttttcttaagaCCATTTAGACCAACACTAGTGGCTTAAGCATGCACCTCCCAACCCTGAGGTTAGGTTTTACATCTGTTCACCTATGGACTTGTTTCTATGCCCACAATTAATACTTGCTTGTCAGGTGCAGAAAAATAGCAGGAATttggcatgccttagacctaaaaatttATAGCATGTATTAGGCACCAAAGGTTTGTCACTTACTTGCGCATCCTGTATTCAgtattatcttatataatatataaattactgaatacacaaaatagatacagaaatttggtTGCCACtagtttttgttgttgtttaaaagtcaaaatatttaacatctttGGTTCATTCATCTTAACACTGTTTGATTgtttaaattacagtatagAGATGAAGAGAAATCATTCATAGTAGAGATATGTTGGGGTCCTACATATCCAACAGAAAAACCTAGGATCAATTTAGAAATATTCTACAATCAACACTTGTAAGTATTtcattatgattaaattaaagtttaatgtgAAAAGTGTGAAGTCGAAGAGGCAATAAAAACAAGAAAGAAGCAGTAAAGAACTTTCCACCCTACACCTATGGTGGCAAATTAGTTGGTTTGACATAAAAGCATGGGTtgatttctaattaatttaaatattccagGATTCCATCTGTGAAAGAAAATATCCTGAAGATTCTTGATGCCGAAGCAGAGCAGTGGCTTGGTTGTGCTAtgacatatacattatttgaGTGCCTTAGAGAGAAAGTGCCTGAAATTCTTGCTGAACAAGTAGAGGAGGTGGTCGCAGTGCGATTAGAGAAAGTGGCAATTACAGAACAGGTGAGAGTGTAAGAATAAACTCAATGGTAATGATCAACAATCTACAAGTCTAAATCTAGATCTGAACcctcttaaaaaataatataatatctttgttaatttttcatattaaaagcagataagaaacaaaaaatattcaccaCATGTCAATGTTAAGGTCCCTTTCTGTaacttatatttcatttttagttGGAATCCAAGAAGCCAGAAAAGAAAGAACAGCTCAGCAAATCACAAAAGAGAAGAGCATGGGATAAAGCAGAAATGGGTAAAGGTGGAGAGAAGCCAAGAGGCTGGGATTGGGTTGATATTGTCAAACACCTGTCACAAGCACCACATGTTCAGCCATCTTGACACTAGTGATAGATAGCAGAACCAGGAAAAAGACAAACATGCTTATTACTCTGCAGGTGTTCACGCATAATGTAACAAGTTTTAGTCAAACAAATAAtctcagattatatattattatcaattagaGAAGCCTCTTTTAAAATCGCTATGTTGTATGTATAAATTCCATAGAATATAAACCATTActcagataaaaatataaaacatattttacccAACCAACaggttgattttttatatactaatattaattaaatctgtaCTATACATGCTTTTGTCtggaaaatgtatatattactattattgtcattataatataatttataaaataattgtgatgtcttattgattattttaaaaatatttattgaaaaatatctaCTGATACGGTCTGATTACATGACATAAATGGTTCATTGTTAGATCTCACCACAGATTCACGCaatcaaattgttatttttgaggttaacaataattttgagTTCAGTCTTTTCTATTAAAAGAGTCGTGCTGTTGTAAAAATTGACAATGTACGTCAATATGTGCATTGCTTGTCAAAATgacaatattttgttacgacttttgtaaaatatataagcaatGATTTACACAATCCAGCAATGGTATACGCCCGCAGAAGTAGCAGTTCACAACAAGGCGACAGATTGCTGGGTGTCTCTTAATGGTAAAGTTCGTAACCTCACCCCTTGGCTGGAGCAACAGTTTAAATTGTGCAGATGCATTAAATCCTGTTCATGTCCCATTAATAACTGGTACTGTAGGGATGAATGTGTTGAGTACTGTCCATGTTTTAAACGGGGATTCTTATACTGTGATGCCAAACGGGTAATAGACTAGACTTTATACATAACATGATATGATATAcattcattatataaaattatatagaaatagctaacaatacaatgtttttttttaattacgaaattttaaatgcCTTTATAAAACAACTTAGCAATATTTCAGTTGGCTATGACAATTCTTGCGTACGCGGGCAAAGATGTGAGTCACTGGTTTAATGGCGATGACTGGGTGAAATATACCCACCCAATAGTGGGATCCACTATCCCCTTTCACCAATACGGGCATGGGAATAGAGAACCCGTAGTACCATCAACCAAATGGCGCCCGATTTGTAAATGTGGTTCCTGGTGGCTGGATGAGAGCAATGTTGTTGGAAAGGTGACTGCAAAGACGAGGCCTATTCGGATTACGAATACCttaataggtattttatttttaacaacgaAGAAATATCCTTTATATACAATAGAATCGCAAttcatattctatatatatacttatattatattgattccgaaaaatatttttccgaAGCACACGCAGCTAAGCACTaaatatagacatatataaaaaatataagggtTTTAGCTATTTCTTATTGTTGCCGACTTCTTATAATAGGAACATCGACAACTCTAGAGGTGTGTTCTGAAGAGACTCTCTATCAAATAATGATGCGCTACCTTCCCCACAATTCTCACATGCTGTCATACACCTGGAGATACTTGGATAAGTCATTGAAATACGATCTAACTTTGGAAGAAAACGGTGTTCCGGACGAGAGGGAAATCTTTAATGACTTAGCGTTACCAGAGAATTTGCACATACCCGATCTGCTTCTCTATTACAATGACGATTTGACTGAAGGTGTGTAATTTATATAGCATACAAGCTATATATGTAATAGCATAGCATGCTGGGCTAATCGTAGTATAAGGGCAGTGTCTCGATCCTCATTTCTGAGGtgcgaaccccggctgtgcactaattaGCTCCAAAAAGACGACGGCGTGTCAAGGCACAGATGGCTGATCACCTAGCCTCTTAGAATAAGCAAATGATTCAGAAATATGAGGCCAATTTCAGATTTTGTTCCTGTTTTTGTTCCTGTTCCTGTTACACGAACAAGAGCACACTTGGTGGCCATGCCAGCCCCCGCGAATGTATATTTGGCAGAATCACGTAATTCTTGTAGTCTTAAATTCTTGGACCGTACCAAGGCTATCCTTAAAACTCAACAATTGTTTTTGGACTCGATTATTTATGTAGTTTTGGCGCTAAAACATCGTATTCTAAATCCGGACCAAATTTTAGATATTGCActcgaattttttttatggaacagaTGGCAAGCGGGCAGGGGCCTTATCTTCTATGTGTGTCCAAAAACCAGGGACTCGTGAGTTCGTTGCCGAAATTAGTACACTCTCTTCTTAAGTGTCCCACTCAGTCGAATCGGTTCGGATATACTTCTACgatcataaatatattcgaTATAGTGGAGTTGCGCCGGTTCGagctttttcaattttttcacaaattTGTAATTTCAGACCCACCCAAAGAATGCTACTGTGAACACCAAGATTGCGTAACGGGACACCCAGAAGACTGCCATAATGTCCACATTGAAGATGCTTAATTagtttacttattaatttaaaaatttaattgttaatacattttacctaaattcttaataactatttgacttgtttaatatatatatatataccttttttcttttttaataaactatacccaaaaaaggctattatcacattatttaatttaaccatTCTATGATACTAATAAAGTTTTTCACCATCGCTGAGGCGGTCCGTCACATCCACCAAAATcgcaaaaaaaatgtttctgaCTATAAGTAATGTTCAATCAAAGAGAAAGTAAACTGTCTTTGTTATTATATCTACTGATATACATATGtagatgttattattttaatagttgatttttttggaattggaattatgtaatttgaaacatttcattaaaaagtaaatacaagataatttttaataagtgtaatatttttgtgacgTTCCGTGTTACTGAGATCACGTGCCAGTTTGCTGTATTTAGaagtatatttcaattacgtaattattatacaagagCATAAGTTTCTTGGCACGTGGTCGGTCGTTGGTATTTACCTTTGACCGGGtaatgaataaagtttattcatTTGATTTGTATGTGTAATCACAGGAACGGCACGCGACGTAggcaaaaagtaataaattcacATTGTTGTAGGGATCAATGTGCTTTAGGTAGACTGTACTGTGTATACCTATAGTTAGATTCTTTGCGTGGGCTCCTTCTGATCGTcagcaatttaaatattctcgAGGAatcattatataaacataattattaaaaaaaaatatagatgcTTGACGAATCCATCTACAAAAtgtctttataaaatacaattgagTTTTCActgaattaagaaataaaatacctttataAAAGCtacttttttactttgattGTCTTTAAGAATCCTCTATTGTTTACAGTCTTTaaccttatgtttttttcgtAAAATCCCAACTTATGCCTGTCCACAGGATATATGCTCAGCCGAGCGCGTCGTAGGCTCCGGCGCACTGTTGCCATGGTCGTAAACTATCACCTGGTTGTCATGAATATTAATGACCGGGAACGCGTATGCTACCATTTTAATAGGCATTGCTATATACTTTTTTCTATACGTTCTACCTGTTAATGACCAACGTGACCCGTATTGTTCACGATATAGTAAACATAGACATAgtttgtttcaattttaaatgtgataaTGAGTTGATTCCGCATTTGGCTTACTTAATCGTGCCTAGATGTTTAGAATCTAAGGAAATATGTTTATCTATTCATGGATTGGAAGCGTcacttactaaaatataagtaattcaGCAAATTGAacgctaataataaaatatagtaatttaaagttttcgCCCGCAGAGACAGCAGAATGAGTCAGAGAGTGtgcaaattactttaattatttatctaataagACAGACAAACGAGGAGCAAGCTGACCTGATAAGTAATACCAACCAGAGTGTTGATTGAAAGATTCTATAGCATTTCTTACGTTACCACACACAACATCAATACTTTTCAAGACAACGCACCCGCTTATTTGCAGTAAGTAACAAAAAGACCACCAGGCATGCGCGGATCGGATAATTCACATCGAGCTACCCTAAAATACCCCATGCAAAGTTCCATTAAAAGTATACGCGTAACATCACATAAACCATAGAGAATAGAATGGACGCGCGCGTGTGACGTAGCCAAAAGTTTTCGCGCGTAAAGATCTTGGTTGTTTGAACTTTTTATATGGACGCTTTTGCTAATAGAAGTGTGAATTATAAGTtaacagtattttttgtatcaacCTAATTTATAGGGTGAGTTggtaactatttaattaatataaaatacatcgttttaaaatattaactctTGATATACATGACATGTTATGGTATCGGTAATTAAGACAGTTCTCTTAAAAGtcagtttaatatataagttgAGTTCGTTAAAAATTTCTGAGACTTACCTACTTGCTTTTGACTTATGTCCATTACGTTAAGCTTTTTTTGGACATTTTATGGTCTTATACGAATTACACTTAGTATCGGTGTACAAAGAGAAGTTTCTAAACTTCGGtgagaaatattaaaacgtttaCTGTGTacgtaaattgtattttttttaaataagaacgTTTGCtcgctataataataattgtttttataaatttatttgtagccCTCTATGAGTCGTAGGACTAGGAGTGCCCAAATTAAACACGGGTTAGGTCAAGCGGATTTCGAATCCGAAGGACAATCAATACTTCTACCCCCTGTTTACACCCCATTTAATTTAGCAAAGTATTTTCTACTGTAGGCAGTTTACCAAATGTAATGAGAATTTTAAAGCGATTGGTAGTGTTATATCATTTCTGTATGCACATTTAGAGTATTTCATTGAAAACTTGGCAATAAAGGgttcttaatacatttattttaacattaaacgaGCAGAGCAAGTTGCCAGACgtctcgcaagtgcgttgccggccttttgcCTTTTGGGTACGCTCTGTTATTGAAGTATCTAATTCCAATTGGTTCGTAATTACCGCTGTGGGCAGCTGGTCTCATATTGGtgaattgctttaaaaaacgctcagttgtgatATGTCGGACGtagaggtgatacgggtggtaTTTCGTATTCTGTCTTGCTGTCCGATGATAT carries:
- the LOC110997395 gene encoding RWD domain-containing protein 4, producing MSDDAEQQAEEVEVLKSIYEGDENFKQLNDKTYQYKYRDEEKSFIVEICWGPTYPTEKPRINLEIFYNQHLIPSVKENILKILDAEAEQWLGCAMTYTLFECLREKVPEILAEQVEEVVAVRLEKVAITEQLESKKPEKKEQLSKSQKRRAWDKAEMGKGGEKPRGWDWVDIVKHLSQAPHVQPS
- the LOC110997408 gene encoding cytochrome b5 domain-containing protein 1, which produces MIYTIQQWYTPAEVAVHNKATDCWVSLNGKVRNLTPWLEQQFKLCRCIKSCSCPINNWYCRDECVEYCPCFKRGFLYCDAKRLAMTILAYAGKDVSHWFNGDDWVKYTHPIVGSTIPFHQYGHGNREPVVPSTKWRPICKCGSWWLDESNVVGKVTAKTRPIRITNTLIGTSTTLEVCSEETLYQIMMRYLPHNSHMLSYTWRYLDKSLKYDLTLEENGVPDEREIFNDLALPENLHIPDLLLYYNDDLTEDPPKECYCEHQDCVTGHPEDCHNVHIEDA